A genomic window from Excalfactoria chinensis isolate bCotChi1 chromosome 18, bCotChi1.hap2, whole genome shotgun sequence includes:
- the PRRC2B gene encoding protein PRRC2B isoform X2: MSDRLGQITKGKDGKSKYSTLSLFDKYKGKSIEAIRTTVIPRHGLQSLGKVAAARRMPPPANLPSLKSENKGNDPNVIIVPKDGTGWANKQDQSDQKSSSATAAQLQESLLQQGLQKSVSNLQKPTQSIAQESTNSVPGGPKSWAQLNGKPAGLEGGSRASSRLLSFSPEEFPTLKAAGEQDKVGKEKGALDLSYGPGPSLRPQNVTSWREGGGRNITSATSLTASPAELGSKTSSTGDGAPSSVSASDPKEPSLRPAQPVRRGASQFMGNVYQPPTYHDMLPAFMCPQQPSETPAPLDRGSFPVPQLRLEPRVPFRQYQMNDQDGKENRLGLSRPARPLRQLVERAPRPTIINAENLKGLDELDNDADDGWAGIHDEVDYSEKLKFSEDEEEEESLKDGRQKWNSWDPRRQRQLSMSSADSADVKHTSEEGKNWSDSVGLSRSVRKVQDSQQPPRKINGWNSTSEYQKPSQGSALRQQSLEEKEEKVPLRQKFVHSEISEAVERARKRREEEERRAREERLAACAAKLKQLDQKCKLAQKSGETQKHTENEDVRPSNTEKSAVQENGHVFRRATPEFHTQDVSGYLEEETPAPAAPQSSSEEELREAPSPAQEFNKYQKSLPPRFQRQQQQEQLYKMQHWQQQQVYPPPSHSHRTFYPPHPQMLGFDPRWMMMPSYMDPRMAQSRAPVDFYPSALHPSGIMKPMIQQDSIGGNSCRSEDQNCQAGQVERKAAPMDPVPVWGQESYASLQSKGYSLSHQKQSDSMTMEGLHARNGSSYSSSPGRPENLNTQRDLFEERGEEYLNAFDKKAQGDFDSCLSSQRLGQDLLFQHQESVQETCPSSNRHASLRCSPLEPDFIQAEKKPEYNGWDISHHQKPLEAAVEITEEVPRNEQSFTADPWKKEGANTKQPAEETTEWAPENRNTGVQQQEQIGRTRRSGPIKKPVLKALKVEEKEKEMEKVKLEGDDTSRHLKEKVTVQKVENESDDSAALLSSTHYLLDDKGSSQASLAREAEKSQEEEEEEEDKPERTWENKLSRESSDLPPTKRNNWIFIDEEQAFGGRGQGRGRGRGFREFTFRGRGTVVSSRGVYNNQRSSRGRGLREFNQPEDFPRGKPRRRIASETHSEGSEYEELPKRRRQRGSENSNDGSVLDRDDSDLKKGDFKESWRSNKIYSDDHTSLDPKMRAPRAFGRSLPPRLSNSGYGRRGFMGKEPGQWQGRSGGVGWQEYSHTSPSDAFGSRQQSDRDYIQDSYKHVDSFSSRVFDESHLDDKRHFFQEDYLADQENIENRPFRRRRPPRQDKPPRFRRLRQERESVGQWNPDEGGPNLLPSQWPGRPKLSTAEKSSISGRRSPELSYQNSSDHANEEWETASESSDFSERRERRDGVSESEGQLESGLGSGSLGEKRELAKRSFSSQRPLVDRQNRKAEPAAYVEQSVRTVGAASRYESQQNGTLIKSKRSPEEGGGLGNTSGGSSHSIYSLDRASLANSENTEGPGKKSEKETKSTVQRASEKGETLSQFELNYGSTIIDNRVSNTAEENEVGSLAGEGFIEVLTKKQRRLLEEERRKKEQAAQAPAKARVLQSRIPPRFAKKQNSLCLEQSDVTVSGNSLGTEIWESNSPALSVQSPGSDSWSKPVNTFNGTESSSTEGFKGSQGDSGIDLSAESRESSATSSQRSSPYGTLKPEEMNGAGLVDPKPDCQKEQVQKQSDKKDSDQGSGQNKEHKPGPIGNERSLKNRKGSEGTERLEGNIPPVNGVEIHVDSVLPVPPIEFGVNPKDSDFSLPPGSVSGPAANPVTKLQDALASNAGLTQTIPILRRDHHLQRCIGLNPMSFPTAELTLKMESARKAWENSPSLPEQNSPGGAGSGIQPPSSVGASNGVSYSSFGGVSMPPMPVASVAPSASIPGNHIPPLYLDGHVFASQPRLVPQTIPQQQSYQQAAAAQQIPISLHTSLQAQAQLGLRGGLPVSQSQEMYSSIQPFRSQVYMHPSLSQPSTMVLTGGTALKPPYSAFPGMQPLEVVKTQSGSPYQPLNGSQTLVYEGQINQAAGMGASQMMDSQLTQLTMPVPGSQLPLPRYGSGQQPLILPQSIQLPQGQNLPVGAPRRILPPGSQPSVLAASRESSQMEMKGFHFSDGKQNMSSGGSVPSPHAYRIYSMNVVDSSISRPSSASPNGKPSGPAVSMGSVQGHYVQQAKQRVDESKANLGAVKLQETASTSQMKPVRTGAIKPQAVKVEESKA, from the exons ATGTCCGATCGTTTGGGGCAAATAACCAAGGGAAAGGATGGGAAAAGCAAGTACTCGACTCTCAGCCTGTTTGATAAGTATAAAGGAAAGTCAATAGAAGCTATCAGAACTACAG TTATTCCTAGACATGGCTTACAGAGTCTTGGAAAAGTTGCTGCTGCTCGGCGCATGCCACCTCCTGCAAACTTGCCTAGCTTGAAGTCTGAGAACAAAGGAAACGACCCCAACGTCATTATAGTACCCAAAGACGGTACAGGATGGGCAAACAAGCAGGATCAATCAGACCAAAAGAG TTCCAGTGCGAcggctgcacagctgcaggagtCGCTGCTGCAGCAGGGTTTGCAGAAATCTGTCTCCAATTTACAGAAGCCGACACAGTCAATCGCTCAGGAG AGTACAAATTCAGTGCCAGGTGGACCAAAGTCATGGGCACAGCTGAATGGAAAGCCAGCAGGACTAGAAGGTG GTTCAAGGGCCTCAAGCCGACTGTTATCCTTCTCTCCCGAGGAATTTCCGACGCTGAAAGCAGCTGGCGAGCAGGACAAGGTTGGCAAAGAAAAGGGCGCCTTAGATCTGTCGTATGGGCCAGGACCAAGCCTCCGCCCCCAGA ATGTCACGAGTTGGAGGGAGGGCGGTGGGAGGAACATAACCTCTGCCACATCTCTGACCGCCTCccctgctgagctgggcagcAAGACCTCTAGCACTGGAGACGGAGCCCCCTCCTCAGTGAGTGCCAGCGATCCTAAGGAGCCGTCTCTCCGCCCAGCTCAGCCTGTCCGCAGAGGGGCTTCGCAGTTCATGGGAAATGTCTACCAGCCACCTACATACCATGACATGCTACCTGCTTTT ATGTGTCCACAACAGCCATCTGAGACCCCTGCACCATTGGACCGAGGGTCTTTCCCCGTTCCTCAGCTTCGGCTTGAGCCCCGTGTCCCTTTCAGACAATATCAGATGAATGACCAGGATGG AAAAGAGAACAGGCTTGGCCTGTCTCGCCCAGCACGTCCGCTTCGGCAGCTTGTAGAGAGAGCACCTCGACCCACCATTATCAATGCAGAGAACCTGAAGGGGCTGGATGAACTAGATAATGATGCGGATGATGGATGGGCAG GCATTCACGATGAAGTGGATTACTCTGAGAAACTGAAGTTTAgtgaagatgaggaagaagaagaatctCTTAAAGATGGACGGCAGAAATG gAACAGCTGGGATCCCAGAAGGCAGCGGCAGTTGTCCATGAGCTCTGCAGACAGTGCAGATGTCAAACACACCTcggaggaaggaaaaaactgGAGTGACTCAGTTGGTTTGTCTCGGTCAGTCCGGAAAGTGCAGGATTCACAGCAGCCTCCAAGGAAGATCAATGGCTGGAACTCTACGTCTGAATACCAG AAGCCCTCACAGGGAAGTGCTCTCAGACAGCAGTCCcttgaggagaaagaagaaaaagtgccACTGAGACAGAAGTTTGTGCACTCTGAGATCTCTGAGGCTGTTGAACGGGCCAGGAAGCgacgggaggaggaggagcggcgAGCCAGGGAGGAGCGtctggcagcctgtgctgccaaGCTGAAGCAACTTGATCAGAAATGCAAACTGGCTCAAAAGAGTGGGGAGACccagaaacacacagagaatGAAGACGTGCGACCctcaaacactgagaaaagtgCTGTGCAAGAGAATGGTCATGTTTTCCGTAGAG cAACCCCTGAGTTTCACACGCAGGATGTCTCTGGCTATCTGGAAGAGGAGactcctgccccagcagcacctcaaagcagcagtgaggaggaaCTCAGAGAagctccatccccagcacaggaaTTCAACAAATACCAGAAGTCTCTTCCCCCACGATTCCAGAGGCAACAGCAGCAG gagcagctgtaCAAGatgcagcactggcagcagcagcaagtctATCCtcccccatcccattcccatcgAACTTTCTACCCACCACACCCCCAGATGCTTGGCTTTGACCCTCGCTGGATGATGATGCCCTCTTACATGGATCCCCGCATGGCTCAGAGTCGTGCTCCTGTGGATTTCTACCCTTCAGCTCTTCACCCTTCAG GAATTATGAAGCCCATGATTCAGCAGGACTCCATCGGTGGGAACAGCTGTCGATCTGAAGATCAGAACTGTCAGGCAGGTCAGGTGGAAAGGAAGGCTGCTCCCATGGACCCAGTGCCAGTTTGGGGCCAGGAGAGCTATGCATCTCTGCAGAGCAAAGGGTACTCCCTGTCACATCAAAAGCAGTCTGACAGCATGACCATGGAGGGGCTGCATGCCAG AAATGGCAGTTCTTACTCTTCCTCTCCTGGAAGGCCAGAGAATCTGAATACCCAGCGAGATCTATttgaggagagaggggaggaatACTTGAATGCTTTTGACAAGAAGGCCCAAGGAGACTTTGACAGCTGCCTGTCTTCTCAGAGGCTAGGCCAAGATCTCTTATTTCAGCATCAGGAGAGCGTGCAGGAAACCTGTCCTTCCAGCAACCGCCATGCAAGTTTGAGATGTTCACCTCTAGAGCCTGATTTTATCCAAGCGGAGAAGAAACCTGAATATAATGGCTGGGATATCAGCCACCATCAGAAACCTTTAGAGGCTGCAGTGGAGATTACTGAAGAAGTTCCCAGAAATGAGCAGTCATTCACTGCTGACCCGTGGAAGAAAGAAGGCGCTAATACCAAACAGCCTGCTGAGGAGACAACAGAGTGGGCCCCTGAGAACCGAAACACAGGTGTCCAACAGCAGGAGCAAATTGGGAGGACACGACGATCAGGCCCAATCAAAAAGCCAGTCCTGAAAGCCCTCAAggtggaggagaaggaaaaggagatggagaaggtCAAACTGGAGGGAGATGACACCTCACGCCATCTGAAGGAGAAGGTGACTGTTCAGAAAGTGGAAAACGAGTCAGACGATTCTGCAGCCTTACTGAGCTCCACACATTATCTGCTGGATGACAAAGGCTCTTCCCAAGCCAGCCTTGCCAGAGAGGCTGAGAAGTcacaagaggaagaggaggaggaggaagataaACCAGAAAGAACCTGGGAGAACAAGCTCTCCAGAGAGTCCAGTGATCTTCCTCCCACGAAAAGAAATAACTGGATCTTCATTGATGAAGAACAAGCCTTTGGTGGCAGAGGTCAAGGGCGTGGGCGAGGGAGAGGCTTCAGGGAATTCACTTTCAGGGGCCGAGGCACTGTTGTGAGCAGTCGGGGAGTCTATAACAACCAGCGGAGCAGCCGAGGGCGAGGGCTCCGGGAGTTCAACCAACCAGAGGATTTCCCCAGGGGCAAGCCAAGGCGACGGATTGCAAGTGAGACACATAGTGAAGGGTCAGAATATGAGGAGCTCCCCAAACGTCGTCGGCAGAGGGGCTCAGAAAACAGCAATGATGGCTCTGTGCTGGACAGAGATGACAGTGATTTGAAGAAGGGAGACTTCAAAGAGTCTTGGAGGTCCAACAAAATCTATTCAGATGATCACACTAGTCTCGACCCTAAAATGAGGGCTCCAAGGGCTTTTGGGAGGTCACTGCCACCAAGACTAAGCAACTCTGGCTATGGGCGAAGAGGTTTCATGGGCAAGGAGCCAGGCCAGTGGCAAGGCAGGAGTGGGGGAGTGGGGTGGCAAGAGTACAGCCACACCTCTCCATCAGATGCTTTTGGGAGCCGGCAACAGTCTGACAGAGACTACATTCAGGATTCTTACAAACATGTGGATTCCTTCTCTAGCCGAGTTTTTGATGAGAGCCATCTAGATGACAAGAGGCACTTCTTCCAGGAGGATTACTTAGCAGATCAGGAGAACATTGAGAACAGGCCATTCAGGAGGCGGCGTCCCCCACGTCAAGACAAGCCCCCACGCTTCAGGCGCCTCAGGCAAGAACGAGAATCAGTTGGTCAGTGGAACCCTGATGAAGGAGGCCCCAACCTGCTGCCCAGCCAGTGGCCAGGACGGCCCAAactgagcactgcagagaagagcagcatcTCGGGCAGACGGTCTCCTGAGCTGTCCTACCAGAATTCCTCGGACCATGCCAATGAGGAATGGGAGACAGCATCTGAAAGCAGTGACTTCAGTGAGCGTCGGGAGAGGCGAGATGGAGTTTCGGAGAGTGAGGGCCAGCTGGAGAGTGGCCTTGGGAGTGGCAGCttgggagagaagagagagctAGCAAAAAGGAGCTTCTCAAGCCAAAGGCCGCTGGTGGACAGGCAGAACCGCAaggctgagccagcagcataTGTGGAGCAGTCTGTCAGGACTGTAGGAGCAGCTTCACGATATGAGAGCCAGCAGAATGGGACGCTCATAAAAAGTAAAAG GTCTCCAGAAGAAGGAGGGGGCCTTGGCAACACCAGTGGTGGGAGCAGCCACTCCATTTACAGCCTGGATAGGGCCTCTCTTGCTAACTCAGAGAACACAGAAGGGCCAGGTAAAAAGTCAGAGAAGGAGACGAAGTCCACTGTGCAGAGAGCAAGCGAAAAGGGAGAGACGTTGTCACAATTTGAACTGAATTATGGAA GTACCATCATTGATAATCGGGTGTCAAACACAGCAGAGGAGAACGAAGTGGGATCTTTGGCAGGTGAAGGCTTCATTGAAGTTCTTACTAAAAAACAACGTCGTTtgctggaagaggaaagaagaaagaaggagcaGGCAGCTCAG GCACCAGCTAAGGCCCGTGTTCTTCAATCTCGCATTCCTCCTCGATTTGCTAAGAAGCAGAACAGCTTGTGCTTGGAGCAAAGTGATGTAACTGTGTCTGGAAACAGCCTGGGCACAGAAATCTGGGAGAGCAACAGCCCAG ctctttcaGTTCAGTCTCCTGGAAGTGATTCCTGGAGCAAGCCTGTAAATACCTTCAATGGTACTGAATCTAGTTCCACTGAG GGTTTTAAAGGCAGCCAGGGGGATAGTGGCATTGACTTGAGTGCGGAGTCTCGGGAATCCTCCGCGACCTCCTCTCAGCGCAGTTCTCCATATGGCACCCTCAAACCAGAGGAGATGAATGGGGCTGGCCTGGTGGACCCAAAGCCTGACTGCCAGAAGGAGCAAGTGCAGAAGCAATCTGATAAAAAG GATTCAGATCAAGGCTCAGGACAGAACAAGGAACACAAGCCTGGACCAATCGGCAACGAGCGCtccctgaaaaacagaaagggtTCGGAGGGAACGGAACGGCTGGAAGGGAATATTCCCCCTGTTAATGGGGTGGAAATTCACGTGGATTCTGTACTTCCTGTGCCACCCATTGAATTTGGAGTAAATCCTAAA GACTCTGACTTCAGCTTGCCGCCTGGTTCTGTTTCTGGCCCTGCAGCTAACCCTGTCACCAAATTGCAGGATGCCTTGGCCAGTAAT GCAGGGTTAACGCAAACCATTCCCATTCTGCGAAGAGATCATCACCTTCAGAGGTGCATTGGCCTGAACCCAATGTCCTTCCCCACCGCAGAGCTTACTCTTAAG ATGGAGTCTGCTCGTAAGGCTTGGGAAAACTCTCCTAGTTTGCCAGAACAGAACTCTCCAGGAGGTGCGGGCTCAGGCATCCAGCCTCCTTCCAGTGTTGGAGCTTCCAATGGTGTCAGCTACAGCTCTTTTGGTGGAGTTTCTATGCCTCCTATGCCTGTGGCGTCCGTAGCACCTTCTGCATCTATTCCAG GTAACCATATTCCACCCCTGTATCTGGATGGCCATGTATTTGCAAGTCAGCCCCGCCTGGTTCCTCAGACGATACCTCAGCAGCAAAGCTACCAACAA GCGGCTGCTGCTCAACAGATTCCCATTTCCCTCCACACATCCTTGCAGGCCCAAGCTCAGCTTGGCCTGAGGGGTGGTCTGCCTGTTTCTCAGTCCCAGGAGATGTACAGCTCCATACAACCCTTCAG gtcTCAGGTGTATATGCACCCCAGTCTATCTCAGCCCAGCACCATGGTCCTGACAGGAGGCACTGCTCTAAAGCCTCCATATTCCGCCTTCCCAGGCATGCAGCCCTTGGAGGTGGTGAAAACCCAGTCTGGATCTCCCTATCAGCCCTTGAATGGAAGCCAGACGCTGGTTTATGAAGGCCAGATAAACCAAGCAGCTGGTATGGGAGCCTCACAGATGATGGACTCTCAGCTTACACAG CTAACGATGCCTGTGCCTGGCTCCCAGCTTCCGCTGCCTCGCTATGGCTCTGGCCAGCAGCCCCTGATTCTGCCACAGTCCATCCAGCTTCCTCAGGGGCAAAACCTGCCTGTAGGAGCTCCCCGAAGAATTCTTCCTCCTGGATCACAGCCTTCAGTTCTTGCTGCCAGCAGGGAG TCCTCCCAGATGGAAATGAAAGGCTTTCATTTTTCCGATGGTAAACAGAATATGTCCTCTGGAGGGTCTGTACCATCACCACATGCATACAG AATTTACTCCATGAATGTTGTCGACTCTTCGATTTCCAGGCCTAGCTCTGCCAGCCCAAATGGGAAGCCATCTGGACCAGCAGTTAGTATGGGCTCTGTGCAAGGACACTACGTGCAGCAG GCAAAGCAACGGGTGGATGAAAGTAAAGCCAATCTGGGAGCAGTAAAGCTGCAAGAAACAGCCTCCACGAGCCAGATGAAACCAGTGCGCACAGGAGCGATCAAACCTCAGGCTGTAAAAGTGGAGGAAAGCAAGGCCTAG